One genomic segment of Aquipluma nitroreducens includes these proteins:
- a CDS encoding FAD-binding protein, protein MALTIISLIKQVPLPTEMRMGEDGLMDRTKAKSIINIDCQFGLEAGLQLKKQYPDARLIACSMGPQSFEVALRTAISMGYDEAFLLSDRKLGGSDTYATGLAISTMLKHLGFTKDSKEPFIILAGRQTSDGDTAHVPSQVAENIGIPQATFVESVKADGEGNVIAKRIIEGGYQMMKLPMPCTISLTPTGIPPRKPSLVGAIKARNAKITVFGIDDIGLGTEKIGLTGSPTIVANVVNIVSERAPITMSSGHDEVTLVDNLIANFKKGGNVLEKKEKVEKKVSEAPDFPYYDNRNGAKGIITWAEIANGKIARPSIELLTPARKLADQLGNDTKIMTLLIGKNVKDQAQTLFEHGSDEVIVVEDDRLEEYLVLPFSSIFAQVIKERNPEIALFAATTSGRELAPRIGVKTGSGVTADCTGLEIGEYVNRKEKVINKPILFSRRPTYGESKLATILGFVYPQISTARAGTFEVPARMEGRTGVLSTYKPILTDKEFTVEILQTVRGGGGLQNLFDADIIVSGGRGTTGDGLELVKKLADALVQKGIKAEWACSRVVVDEGYSEYARQVGQTGKTVRPKVYVAIGISGAIQHIAGMKESEKIIAIDHNPKASIFHFADFGIVGEYQDILPELIDRVNGGFTFGIEPIRN, encoded by the coding sequence ATGGCTTTAACAATTATAAGTTTAATCAAACAAGTACCGCTTCCAACCGAAATGAGGATGGGAGAAGATGGGTTAATGGATCGGACAAAAGCGAAGTCAATCATCAATATCGACTGCCAGTTTGGTCTTGAAGCCGGGTTGCAGCTCAAAAAACAATATCCCGATGCCCGTTTGATTGCCTGTTCGATGGGGCCGCAATCTTTCGAAGTGGCGTTACGCACAGCAATTTCGATGGGGTACGACGAAGCTTTTTTGCTTTCGGACCGGAAACTGGGAGGTAGCGACACTTATGCAACTGGCTTGGCAATCTCGACCATGTTGAAACATTTAGGTTTTACAAAAGATTCGAAAGAACCTTTTATCATACTTGCCGGGCGGCAGACCAGTGATGGCGATACAGCCCATGTTCCTTCGCAGGTTGCCGAAAATATTGGCATTCCGCAGGCCACTTTTGTGGAAAGCGTAAAAGCCGATGGCGAAGGAAATGTGATCGCTAAGCGTATTATCGAAGGTGGTTACCAGATGATGAAATTACCTATGCCGTGTACCATTTCGCTGACACCCACCGGAATTCCGCCGCGTAAACCATCGCTTGTTGGCGCTATAAAAGCAAGGAATGCCAAAATTACTGTTTTTGGAATTGACGATATCGGTTTGGGAACCGAGAAAATCGGTTTGACCGGATCGCCTACTATCGTAGCTAATGTCGTGAATATTGTCAGCGAAAGAGCCCCGATAACCATGTCATCTGGACACGATGAAGTGACTCTGGTTGATAACCTGATTGCCAACTTCAAAAAGGGCGGAAATGTGCTGGAGAAGAAAGAAAAGGTTGAAAAGAAAGTTTCGGAAGCTCCTGATTTCCCCTATTACGATAACCGGAATGGTGCAAAGGGCATCATCACCTGGGCCGAGATTGCAAATGGCAAAATTGCCCGTCCTTCAATCGAATTACTCACTCCGGCACGAAAGCTGGCCGATCAATTGGGAAACGATACCAAAATAATGACACTTCTGATCGGCAAAAATGTAAAAGATCAGGCACAAACGCTGTTTGAACATGGTTCGGATGAGGTGATTGTGGTTGAAGACGACCGGTTGGAAGAATACCTGGTTCTTCCATTTTCTTCCATTTTTGCTCAGGTAATCAAAGAACGAAATCCAGAAATCGCACTTTTTGCAGCTACAACTTCCGGACGTGAACTTGCACCGCGTATTGGGGTTAAAACCGGTAGTGGCGTTACAGCCGACTGCACCGGACTTGAAATTGGCGAATACGTAAACCGAAAAGAAAAGGTGATCAATAAACCGATCCTTTTTTCACGCCGACCCACCTATGGCGAAAGTAAACTGGCTACCATACTTGGATTTGTTTATCCCCAGATTTCAACTGCCCGTGCCGGAACCTTTGAAGTGCCGGCGCGCATGGAAGGACGCACCGGTGTGTTGTCGACCTACAAGCCAATTCTGACAGACAAGGAATTTACGGTCGAAATTTTGCAAACCGTGCGGGGCGGAGGCGGTCTACAAAACTTGTTTGATGCAGATATTATCGTTTCAGGAGGAAGAGGAACCACTGGCGATGGACTGGAATTGGTTAAAAAACTGGCTGATGCATTGGTTCAAAAAGGAATAAAAGCCGAATGGGCTTGCAGCCGTGTTGTGGTTGATGAAGGTTATTCGGAATACGCGCGGCAGGTTGGGCAAACCGGCAAAACGGTCAGGCCGAAAGTATATGTCGCGATTGGGATTTCGGGGGCTATTCAGCACATCGCCGGAATGAAAGAGTCTGAAAAAATTATTGCCATCGATCATAACCCGAAAGCATCGATTTTCCATTTTGCCGATTTTGGTATCGTTGGCGAATACCAGGATATTTTACCTGAATTGATTGATCGGGTAAATGGTGGGTTCACTTTTGGGATTGAGCCGATACGAAATTAA
- a CDS encoding nucleoside recognition domain-containing protein, whose product MGNNNDLNIQERLLKSVKTALPQGMKTAIWLLKLTIPVSFAVFLLDFFGILNVIAGWVAPLFKLIGLSGQASIVLITSFFTNIYSVIAVMTTLGFGFREGTILAVMCLISHALIVETAIQKKTGSSPWRMIFTRLSASFIAAFMLNFILPAEAITNSENVVRSVGEFTPALTNWLSSMLVTTIKIVVLVNLLLIIQKILNEFGLIKWILMPFVPLLKVMGLPSSTGFLWIVANTLGLGYGGAIMISETEEGKLSRDDADLLNHNIAISHSQLEDPLLFVAVGYHFGILIWPRILLAIIFVWIRRFEIWVKKSKNLK is encoded by the coding sequence ATGGGAAATAATAACGATCTGAATATACAAGAAAGACTACTGAAATCTGTTAAAACGGCTCTTCCCCAAGGAATGAAAACGGCCATCTGGTTGTTGAAGCTGACCATCCCTGTTTCGTTTGCCGTTTTTCTGCTCGACTTCTTCGGAATACTGAACGTGATTGCCGGTTGGGTTGCTCCATTATTTAAACTGATCGGATTATCCGGACAAGCCTCGATCGTATTGATCACCAGTTTTTTTACCAATATCTATTCGGTAATAGCTGTTATGACCACTCTTGGTTTTGGGTTTCGTGAAGGAACTATTTTAGCAGTGATGTGCCTCATTTCGCATGCTTTAATTGTTGAAACAGCCATTCAGAAAAAAACAGGATCGTCGCCATGGAGAATGATTTTTACCCGCTTGTCAGCCAGTTTTATTGCTGCATTCATGTTGAACTTTATTCTTCCTGCTGAAGCAATTACTAATTCTGAAAATGTGGTTCGCTCGGTTGGCGAATTTACTCCGGCACTGACCAATTGGCTTTCGAGCATGCTGGTGACAACAATTAAAATCGTTGTTCTGGTTAATTTACTACTGATAATACAGAAAATACTCAACGAATTTGGACTGATTAAATGGATTTTGATGCCGTTTGTTCCCTTGTTGAAAGTAATGGGATTGCCTTCAAGTACTGGTTTTCTCTGGATAGTTGCCAATACGCTTGGTTTGGGCTACGGTGGAGCAATCATGATCAGTGAAACGGAAGAAGGAAAGCTGAGCCGCGATGACGCTGATTTACTGAATCACAACATTGCTATTTCGCACTCGCAACTCGAAGATCCTCTTTTATTTGTGGCTGTTGGCTATCATTTCGGAATTTTAATCTGGCCCCGGATTTTACTCGCGATTATTTTTGTATGGATCAGACGATTTGAAATTTGGGTAAAGAAAAGCAAGAACCTGAAGTAA
- a CDS encoding glycoside hydrolase family 3 C-terminal domain-containing protein has translation MKLNLYILLLSICPFLGISQNKFQFQNTNLSTQERVESLLSEMTVQEKMGQMLFTSPAIERLGVPEYNWWNECLHGVARAGYATVFPQSITIAASWDKDLLHEVASVISDEARAKHHEFVRRGMRDIYQGLTFWSPNINIFRDPRWGRGHETFGEDPYLTGQLGTQFVKGLQGDDPNYLKVVATAKHFAVHSGPEPSRHVFDAKVSERDLRETYLPAFRTLVVDGGVYSVMGAYNRFRGEACCASPFLSGILRNEWGFKGYIVSDCWAIADIWQYHKIAKDEAEAAAMAVKTGTDLECGNTYKALPEALKRGLITEKDLDVCVGRLLTARMKLGMFDPDEKVAYAQIPFSVNDNPAHDRLSRVAAQKSIVLLKNANHTLPLKKNLAKVAVIGPNADEIESLWGNYNGIPSHPVTVLQGIKNKISPQVEVLYAQGSELADGVTKLTPIPSIYLETEDGKQGALGEYFANNKLEGKPLFTRIDDNVDFYWEAGSPDPRMPVDNFSVRWTTYLKVPQTGDYEIGIWSMPNFKIYCDGKEILGGDNEHHAFHSQKKLTLETGKRYKLVFDYKNYHGDGTASLLWEVPQPNMLADAIETAKKSDVVVLVLGLNQRLEGEEMPIQVDGFKGGDRTHLDLPKTQEKLMEAIKATGKPVVLVLLNGSALSINYAAENMDAILSAGYPGQEGGNAVADVLFGDYNPAGRLPVTYYKSVDQLPAFENYDMEGRTYRYFRQSPLYPFGFGLSYTNFTYTDLNLPKEVKMGEDVTVSVKVTNTGDRDGDEVVQLYLTDEKASTPRPIRSLEGFKRISLKKGESQIVSFTLVPRQLSMINDKDKQVVEPGFFTIAVGGEQPGFTGAAKAETTGTLSGRMKLIGKTLEIR, from the coding sequence ATGAAACTAAATCTGTATATACTCCTATTATCAATATGCCCTTTTCTGGGCATTTCGCAAAACAAATTTCAATTCCAGAACACCAATTTATCGACTCAGGAAAGAGTTGAAAGCTTGCTCTCGGAAATGACTGTTCAGGAAAAAATGGGGCAAATGCTCTTTACGTCTCCGGCTATCGAACGTTTGGGAGTTCCTGAATACAACTGGTGGAACGAATGTTTACACGGAGTTGCACGAGCCGGATATGCAACGGTTTTCCCACAGTCGATTACGATTGCAGCATCCTGGGACAAAGATCTGCTGCATGAAGTTGCTTCAGTGATTTCGGATGAAGCGCGTGCCAAACACCACGAATTTGTACGTCGTGGAATGAGAGATATTTATCAGGGTTTGACTTTCTGGTCGCCAAACATCAATATTTTCCGCGATCCTCGCTGGGGTCGTGGCCACGAAACCTTCGGGGAAGATCCTTACCTGACAGGCCAGTTGGGCACCCAATTCGTAAAGGGGCTTCAGGGCGACGACCCCAATTACTTAAAAGTGGTTGCTACCGCTAAACATTTTGCCGTTCATTCAGGTCCGGAACCATCTCGTCATGTTTTTGATGCCAAAGTCAGCGAACGCGATTTACGCGAAACCTACCTCCCTGCATTCCGCACCTTGGTTGTTGATGGAGGAGTATATTCGGTGATGGGCGCCTACAACCGTTTTCGTGGCGAAGCTTGCTGTGCCAGTCCATTCTTATCCGGAATTCTCCGCAATGAGTGGGGTTTCAAAGGTTATATTGTAAGCGATTGCTGGGCCATTGCCGATATTTGGCAATACCACAAGATTGCAAAGGACGAAGCTGAAGCTGCCGCCATGGCCGTAAAAACCGGTACTGATTTAGAATGTGGCAACACCTATAAAGCCTTGCCTGAAGCCCTTAAACGTGGATTAATTACGGAGAAAGATCTGGATGTTTGTGTTGGCCGCTTACTAACCGCCCGGATGAAACTGGGGATGTTCGATCCAGACGAAAAAGTAGCCTACGCGCAAATTCCATTCTCAGTGAATGACAATCCGGCCCACGACCGGCTATCACGCGTAGCTGCACAGAAAAGCATCGTGTTACTAAAGAATGCCAACCACACATTACCATTGAAAAAGAACCTGGCAAAAGTTGCAGTTATTGGTCCAAATGCTGATGAAATTGAATCATTATGGGGTAACTATAATGGGATTCCCTCTCATCCGGTAACCGTGCTTCAGGGAATAAAAAATAAAATATCTCCTCAAGTTGAAGTGCTTTATGCACAAGGAAGCGAGCTGGCTGATGGCGTTACCAAATTAACACCAATCCCTTCCATTTATCTGGAAACCGAAGATGGTAAGCAGGGAGCTTTGGGTGAATATTTTGCCAATAACAAACTGGAAGGCAAACCATTATTTACCCGCATTGACGACAATGTTGATTTTTACTGGGAGGCCGGCTCTCCTGATCCACGGATGCCAGTTGATAATTTCAGTGTCCGTTGGACAACTTATCTGAAAGTTCCGCAAACTGGCGATTACGAAATCGGTATCTGGAGTATGCCAAATTTCAAAATCTATTGCGACGGTAAGGAAATTTTAGGCGGAGACAACGAGCATCACGCTTTTCACAGCCAAAAGAAACTAACCCTCGAAACCGGTAAACGTTATAAATTAGTGTTCGATTACAAAAATTACCATGGCGACGGGACAGCCTCATTACTTTGGGAAGTTCCCCAACCCAATATGCTTGCTGACGCCATTGAAACAGCAAAAAAATCGGATGTTGTTGTGCTTGTCTTGGGCCTGAATCAGCGTTTGGAAGGTGAAGAAATGCCGATTCAGGTTGATGGTTTTAAAGGGGGCGACCGCACTCATCTGGATCTGCCAAAAACTCAGGAAAAGCTGATGGAAGCCATTAAAGCAACCGGGAAACCCGTTGTTTTAGTATTGCTTAACGGAAGCGCGCTTTCTATAAATTATGCGGCTGAAAACATGGATGCTATCCTGAGTGCAGGTTATCCCGGACAAGAAGGTGGAAATGCAGTGGCCGATGTTCTTTTTGGCGATTACAATCCGGCAGGACGTTTGCCGGTTACCTATTACAAATCGGTTGATCAGTTGCCTGCTTTCGAAAATTACGATATGGAAGGCCGCACCTACCGCTATTTCCGCCAGTCACCGCTTTATCCGTTTGGATTTGGTTTAAGCTATACTAATTTCACGTACACCGATTTGAACCTTCCGAAAGAAGTAAAAATGGGTGAAGACGTTACCGTTTCGGTTAAGGTTACCAATACCGGAGACCGCGATGGCGATGAAGTGGTTCAGTTGTACCTGACTGATGAAAAAGCATCAACTCCACGTCCAATCCGCTCATTGGAAGGATTTAAACGTATTTCACTGAAGAAAGGCGAATCGCAAATCGTATCGTTTACACTTGTGCCTCGTCAACTTTCAATGATCAACGATAAAGATAAACAAGTGGTAGAGCCCGGATTCTTTACCATAGCTGTTGGCGGTGAGCAACCCGGGTTTACCGGCGCTGCTAAAGCCGAAACAACCGGAACTCTCTCCGGAAGGATGAAATTAATCGGGAAAACTCTCGAAATAAGATAG
- a CDS encoding NUDIX hydrolase encodes MERSFFEQIKRLLALAEIGLAYSDNNYDIERYEEIQEICLDMLGQLTDVPITKIKAIIQENNGYKTPKVDVRAVVFNPEGQILLVQEKADGCWALPGGWADVGYTPRMIAEKECFEEAGLAVKSNKLIAVMDKTAQQMPPEFEYVYKLFIRCEPMDTQIAAGAETDDVGWFNENELPELSKPRNIESQIYLMFEYFRGEKSEVYLD; translated from the coding sequence ATGGAACGAAGCTTCTTTGAACAGATCAAACGACTTCTGGCATTGGCCGAAATTGGATTAGCCTATTCCGACAACAATTACGACATTGAGCGCTATGAAGAAATTCAGGAGATTTGTCTGGATATGCTTGGTCAGCTAACTGATGTTCCGATAACAAAAATCAAAGCAATTATTCAGGAAAACAATGGCTATAAAACACCAAAGGTCGATGTTCGCGCAGTGGTTTTTAATCCTGAAGGGCAGATTTTACTGGTTCAGGAAAAAGCAGACGGTTGCTGGGCTTTACCCGGAGGTTGGGCAGATGTAGGTTATACTCCGAGAATGATCGCCGAAAAAGAATGTTTCGAAGAAGCCGGATTAGCTGTAAAATCGAACAAATTAATTGCTGTAATGGACAAAACCGCCCAGCAAATGCCACCCGAATTTGAATATGTGTACAAGCTTTTTATCAGGTGCGAACCCATGGACACACAAATCGCTGCCGGAGCTGAAACCGACGATGTGGGCTGGTTTAACGAGAATGAATTACCGGAGCTTTCAAAACCCAGAAACATCGAATCTCAAATTTACCTGATGTTTGAATATTTCAGGGGCGAAAAATCAGAAGTTTATCTGGATTAG
- a CDS encoding OstA-like protein produces MMKFLFTPKSPKGDFLHLQVSSIHTAKAPLGVWGEKRNIELAITKAKLPILIVLLGLLAFSGNIQAQTRKKVEIIHSDLGAYDQRIVANAQRLLGNVNITIDGALMWCDSLYSYTNNTVDAFSNVHIVRGDTLNMYADFIHYDPETKLAKARRNVKLIDKQTTLTTDSLDYSMINDLASYNYSGTVKDSTNVLKSIIGQYYVNEKKAYFKKNVDGVTKDYKIKSDTLIYFTDTKQVFIEGPTTIFNEKDTLYAEYGWYDSMKSYTRLTKKPKIWNAKQKVKADSIYYDKENGEGLAMGHARIQDIENSIIVVGNRVKYNDITKIASATDSAVLIQYSKADSLFLHADYLKTMPDTTPSRKSAPDKKIQKKPIAKKLASDSLSLASRNPEFKAFSKLHKDSLTSGKLVGDTLRTDSLATKPPKDARLVLAYHKVRFFRDDMQGKCDSLTYWSKDSTIQMFTNPVIWSNKNQISANYIEMINRSKDPDEIRMKDDAFIISMEDDSLRFNQIKGKNMIGYVRNNELDKIDVSGNGQSNYYARDKNGVIGLNKAESSNITIYMNKGKVKRIAFIKSPDGELKPLGQLEEGDKLLPGFNWQDGLRPVNKDDIFRQPAPEPILAPAAKSKTPAIPDKKQKPEKSVNTIN; encoded by the coding sequence ATGATGAAATTTCTCTTTACCCCTAAATCCCCGAAAGGGGACTTTCTCCACCTGCAAGTATCTTCAATACATACAGCAAAAGCCCCTTTAGGGGTTTGGGGTGAAAAACGCAACATAGAATTAGCTATAACAAAAGCAAAGTTGCCAATCTTGATAGTGCTTTTGGGGTTATTGGCATTTTCAGGAAACATTCAGGCCCAAACCCGGAAAAAAGTCGAGATTATCCACAGCGACTTGGGTGCATACGACCAACGCATCGTTGCAAATGCCCAACGTCTGCTGGGAAATGTAAACATCACAATTGATGGTGCGTTAATGTGGTGCGATAGCTTATATTCGTACACAAACAATACGGTAGATGCTTTCAGTAATGTACACATTGTTCGTGGCGACACCCTTAACATGTATGCCGATTTCATTCATTATGACCCTGAAACCAAGCTAGCCAAAGCACGCCGGAATGTAAAACTCATCGACAAACAGACGACATTGACCACCGACTCGCTCGACTACTCTATGATTAACGATTTGGCATCGTACAATTACTCCGGAACTGTAAAAGATTCGACCAATGTTCTGAAATCAATTATTGGTCAGTATTACGTCAATGAAAAAAAGGCTTACTTCAAAAAAAACGTAGATGGTGTGACTAAAGACTATAAAATCAAATCGGATACCCTGATTTATTTTACGGATACAAAACAGGTTTTCATTGAAGGCCCGACCACCATTTTCAACGAAAAAGACACTCTTTACGCCGAATATGGCTGGTACGACAGCATGAAAAGCTATACCAGGCTCACGAAAAAACCAAAGATCTGGAATGCCAAACAAAAAGTAAAAGCCGATTCGATCTATTACGATAAAGAAAATGGAGAAGGCCTTGCCATGGGGCATGCGCGTATTCAGGACATTGAAAACAGCATTATTGTGGTTGGGAATCGGGTCAAATACAACGACATTACCAAAATCGCTTCGGCAACCGATTCGGCAGTTCTCATTCAGTATTCCAAGGCCGATTCGCTGTTTTTACATGCCGACTACCTAAAAACAATGCCTGACACCACACCTTCAAGAAAATCGGCGCCTGACAAAAAAATACAAAAAAAGCCAATTGCAAAAAAATTAGCCTCCGACTCATTGTCGTTGGCATCAAGAAATCCTGAATTTAAAGCCTTTTCTAAATTACACAAAGACAGTTTAACTTCAGGAAAGTTAGTTGGTGACACCTTACGCACCGATTCGTTGGCCACCAAACCACCCAAAGACGCCCGTTTAGTTCTTGCATACCACAAGGTAAGGTTCTTTCGCGACGACATGCAAGGCAAATGCGATTCGCTGACCTATTGGTCAAAAGACTCAACCATTCAGATGTTTACCAATCCGGTTATTTGGTCGAATAAAAACCAGATATCAGCCAACTACATCGAAATGATAAACCGAAGCAAAGATCCCGATGAAATCAGGATGAAAGATGATGCGTTCATTATTTCCATGGAAGACGACAGCCTCCGGTTTAATCAGATCAAGGGAAAAAATATGATCGGGTATGTCCGCAACAACGAACTCGATAAAATTGATGTCAGTGGAAACGGTCAGTCGAACTATTACGCACGCGACAAAAATGGAGTCATTGGACTCAACAAAGCCGAAAGCAGTAACATTACCATATACATGAATAAAGGCAAGGTTAAACGAATTGCCTTCATTAAATCGCCCGATGGCGAACTTAAACCTTTGGGGCAATTGGAAGAAGGCGATAAATTATTGCCTGGATTCAACTGGCAGGACGGATTACGGCCTGTAAACAAGGATGACATTTTTCGACAACCAGCCCCCGAACCGATCCTGGCTCCGGCGGCGAAATCAAAAACGCCTGCAATTCCGGATAAGAAACAGAAACCCGAAAAATCAGTCAACACCATTAATTAA
- a CDS encoding AAA family ATPase, whose translation MAFKNEVEAVNELSRKFDQLRSEVKKRIYGQDEIIDQVLVAMFSRGHCLLIGVPGLAKTLLVNTISEVLGLQYKRIQFTPDLMPSDIIGTEILDKDREFKFIRGPIFSNILLADEINRTPPKTQAALLEAMQERSVTAAGQKYELDKPFFVLATQNPIEQEGTYPLPEAQLDRFMFSIWLDYPKFEDELTIVRNTTSDFSTRLNEIISKEEIRYFQELVMKVPVNENVLKYAVGLSAKTRPNTELAAPISNKYLKWGAGPRASQYLVLGAKTLAALQGKYSPDIEDIKKVAISILRHRVIKNYKAEAENLSVEDIITELMK comes from the coding sequence ATGGCATTTAAGAATGAAGTTGAAGCAGTAAATGAGCTGAGTCGTAAATTCGACCAGCTGCGCTCCGAGGTTAAAAAACGGATATACGGACAAGATGAAATTATCGATCAGGTATTGGTCGCTATGTTTAGCCGTGGACACTGTTTGCTTATTGGTGTTCCAGGACTGGCCAAAACATTGCTTGTCAATACGATTTCCGAGGTACTTGGCCTTCAATACAAACGCATTCAGTTTACACCCGACTTGATGCCTTCTGACATTATCGGAACTGAAATTCTGGACAAAGACCGCGAATTTAAATTTATCCGTGGCCCTATTTTCTCCAACATCCTTCTGGCCGACGAAATCAACCGTACACCGCCCAAAACCCAGGCAGCTTTACTTGAAGCCATGCAGGAACGTTCGGTTACAGCCGCTGGTCAAAAATACGAACTCGACAAACCATTCTTTGTTCTGGCAACCCAAAACCCAATCGAACAGGAAGGCACTTATCCGCTGCCCGAAGCCCAACTCGACCGGTTTATGTTTTCGATATGGCTCGACTATCCTAAATTTGAAGACGAGTTAACGATTGTCAGGAATACAACTTCCGACTTTTCAACCCGCCTGAATGAGATTATTTCGAAAGAAGAAATCCGTTACTTTCAGGAATTGGTAATGAAAGTTCCGGTGAATGAAAACGTGCTAAAATATGCGGTAGGACTATCGGCCAAAACACGCCCAAATACTGAATTGGCAGCGCCAATCAGCAACAAATACCTCAAATGGGGGGCAGGCCCCCGCGCCTCTCAATACCTGGTTTTAGGAGCAAAAACCTTAGCTGCCCTTCAGGGTAAATATTCTCCTGATATTGAAGACATTAAAAAAGTAGCCATAAGCATTCTTCGTCACCGCGTAATTAAGAACTACAAAGCTGAAGCAGAGAATCTTTCGGTTGAAGACATTATTACTGAATTGATGAAATAG
- a CDS encoding peptidylprolyl isomerase, with translation MIRKLIGLFILTGCIVISNQTQAQDKVVDQIVAVVGKNIILKSDIEGMYQQQQAQGITTEGDMKCEILENLLVEKLLLAEAELDTTITVSDSQLNQNLEQRIQYFTSHLGSEKEVEAYFKKSIIDLKADLQEVIKNQQMTQQMQNKIIDKVTITPAEVRYHFKNLPEAEIPQIDAQIEYAQIVVQPIISLEEEDRIKSTLRELKRRIETGESSFAPLAVMYSEDGSARNGGELDYMGRGQLDPAYAAAAFNLKGDKISNVVKSDFGYHIIQVVDRKGEQIKTRHIIMMPKPSPKAMEKAFSQIDSIADFIRKGTFKFEDAAMRYSYDKDSRNNGGIVINPETGESKWKLSELDPDVSKVITKMNINEISKPFKTIDDKQRPVYKIVKLINKTNAHPANLRDDYVELSNIYMASKKEKTLDTWIREKQSGTYVHIDDTYLNCNFKYKGWMK, from the coding sequence ATGATCAGAAAACTAATTGGTTTATTTATCCTGACGGGATGTATTGTAATCAGCAATCAGACCCAGGCGCAAGATAAAGTTGTGGACCAGATTGTGGCCGTAGTAGGAAAGAATATTATTCTGAAATCGGACATTGAAGGCATGTACCAACAACAACAGGCACAGGGAATAACCACAGAAGGTGATATGAAATGTGAAATTCTTGAAAATTTACTCGTCGAAAAACTACTTCTCGCTGAAGCAGAATTGGATACGACCATTACGGTTAGCGATAGCCAGTTGAACCAGAATCTGGAACAACGCATACAATATTTCACGTCACATCTTGGCTCTGAAAAAGAGGTGGAAGCCTACTTTAAAAAATCGATCATTGATTTAAAAGCCGATTTGCAGGAAGTCATCAAGAACCAACAGATGACGCAACAAATGCAGAATAAGATTATCGACAAAGTCACGATTACACCTGCCGAAGTTCGTTATCACTTTAAAAACTTACCTGAAGCCGAAATACCACAAATTGATGCTCAGATTGAATATGCCCAGATCGTTGTTCAGCCAATTATCAGTTTGGAGGAAGAAGACCGTATCAAATCTACGCTTCGCGAGCTAAAACGCCGTATTGAAACAGGCGAAAGCAGTTTTGCTCCTTTAGCGGTTATGTATTCTGAGGATGGCTCGGCTAGAAACGGCGGTGAATTGGATTACATGGGACGCGGACAACTCGATCCTGCCTATGCAGCAGCAGCATTCAACCTGAAAGGTGACAAAATTTCGAACGTGGTAAAAAGTGATTTTGGCTATCACATCATTCAGGTGGTTGACCGCAAGGGCGAACAGATTAAAACACGCCACATCATCATGATGCCAAAGCCTTCACCCAAAGCGATGGAAAAAGCATTTAGCCAGATCGATAGTATAGCAGACTTTATCCGGAAAGGGACTTTTAAATTTGAAGATGCAGCCATGCGGTATTCCTACGATAAAGATTCGCGCAACAATGGTGGGATAGTTATCAACCCTGAAACCGGAGAGTCAAAATGGAAATTGAGCGAACTTGACCCTGATGTCAGCAAGGTAATTACAAAAATGAACATCAACGAAATTTCGAAACCATTTAAAACCATCGACGACAAGCAACGTCCTGTTTATAAAATTGTTAAACTGATAAACAAGACTAACGCGCATCCAGCCAACCTGCGTGACGATTACGTTGAATTGAGCAATATTTATATGGCTTCGAAAAAAGAAAAGACACTTGACACATGGATTCGCGAGAAACAATCGGGAACCTATGTTCACATCGACGATACTTATCTCAACTGTAATTTCAAGTACAAAGGTTGGATGAAATAA